The DNA segment ATTAACGTAATTGGCCCTTCCTTATTTTCCAGGGAGATTTCCGCGGTGTCCTTTGAAGCCTGTCAGGGTCATTGAAAGCTATCTTTGTGCAGGGTGTTTGTTTTGGGGAGTGAATGTGAAGAATGTGCAGAGATCCCCTGTGAGAGCCCCTCCTGCAGAGGGTGGCATTTCTCCGTGGCCCAAGACGTGGAGAATAAACACCCTAGTGACTTAAATAAACACCAACTTAATGATCCAAAACACTAACAAGGGAGATTGGGACCCTGAGCTCCCAATCCAAATGATGGTCTCCCAGCGGCTGTGTGCACATCTGTCCATCActgatgggaaaaaaatgactttataaGTAAAAGTGACTACAGTTAAGTACAGTGATTCTTTCTCCTTTGAACTCAATCAAAGCTATTTGACATATAAAAAAAACACCTCATAATAAGTCCTAAATTCTACTGCCCACTCCATACATACACCCTAGTCTCCTAGATCCAGGAAAGGTAggaaagagtaagaaagaaatgaatatattaatagtgacacagaggggggaaaaatcaaaATTAGGAAACTGTCATGTCAGAAAATAGACTCTCTGGGGAGCAATATTTTTACAAAGCACAAGCAAGCCAATCCTGTTATCCTGAgtagaattttaataaataatgccaTTTGTTTCActaattttaaaagctaaatacAAAGATACATCACTTTTGCCCCAGGCAAAAATAATATGGAGCCTACATGATTCCTGGGAGTTTTCTGGACACTATCCGGCAGCAGTGCAAAGAGCTCCTGTCCTACTGGTCTGCTTTCTATTTATACAGATTCACAATGTTGTTTTCCTTGTTCTAGTGCCCCCCCTTTCTTTCCAAGCAGATAAATTATTATACTTTCACAGTCTTGTCATAAACTCCTTAATACAAAAGAGTTAACATATGAATGCTGTGGAGAAGAGCTAGTGGTAAACCAAACTGCatatctaaataataaaaaaaataaataaataccccaaAGCTAACTTCACTCTTTTTCTGTCACATAATCAATTCAAGTCACCACTCTGGGTTCAGGTGGTGGCCTTCAAAGTACCCTGCAATTCACAACTACCATCAAGTAAGAAAgcaagaaaacttcaaaaaaaaaaaaaaagggggggcccAATGACAGCAATACACAACTCACCTTTCAGAAACAGAATCGTACTCCTGGTGTTCTACTAAGTTTTAATTTAGACTGGTTTAGGTACAATagaaaagaaacctgaaaacACATGCTGTTTTAGTAACAAATACCAGGTTGCCAGATTTGTCGTATATTTTTGCAGGCTAGAAACTAGGAACAAGAGAAACCCTTAACAGGAGTAGGCTACAGATATGAAAGGTTCAAGGGCATGAGAAGTAATGGCATTCAGGAAAGTGTTTTTTTCAcattgatacattttttaaagtttgccatttaaaaaacccaagaaaacaaacaacccaaaaaCCCCACTAAATTTGACAAAAATAGTTGTATTACTAATGGTCACTGCTATTTCTAACTGCCTTACACAGAGAGCATTAAGACATTTAGgcacttgtttttttccccctaatactgttctttcattttaatctaaataaaagtgtttaacactaaataatgaaaaaaatgtaaacttaaTTTTTCCCCATCAAGAAGTTACAAGATCATATTTTTCCTATTCACCTTACGAATGCAACCAATTCCTCCTGGCTGGAGGAtcttattttcactattttgacttctttctctctttcttcatttccttttctcttcccaaaagacatttccataaataaattaaaaggaaatatttaaaatccagttGATTTATAATACCCattcactggggaaaaaaaaaaaaaggctactgaAGTGGCACATGGATTGCCCAGAACCAAGACTGGGTGACTGggtgcttttgtttgtttgggttttttttgttttgttttggtttggtttggtttttggtttgttttttttgttttgttttgttttgttttttgtttttttttcctgatctctgCACTGGGATAGGAAATGCAAGAGTCGGAGAAAAGAAGGCGACTAAGCTTGAAATTGCTGTtggttttgagttttaaaaagatatttgtgaAAGTCCACCATTCCTTTATGCGCAGAGAACCCCAGAAACAAGCTGCAAAAAATGTTCCTGATTTCTATTTACAAGTGTCCCTAGTCACTGCTTCCAGGCCCGGTCCCTCCCCACTTAAGACCCCAAGTCCACCAGACTGGAGGTGAGGGGGCCCAGCAGGGAGTCCTGGAGCTGATGCTGGTGGGCTTGCAGGCCGTGGCTGGGTTGTGAGGCCGTTAGGCCAGGGAGAGAATAGTTTGAGCTCCTGGCGTGGCCCATATTGCCCTGCAGCAGAAGTACCGAGTTCTGGTCTGGACTTTGGGGAGGTGAGAATTCTTCTTCTGAGCTGGACATGAGCGGCTTGCCCCCTTCCAGAGGAGAGAGTTGATTCTGCTTGTTGGAGGAGGAGTTATTGTTTTCGGTGTTCTCCCTAAGAAATAGAGGACAACAccatatggttaaaaaaaaaaaaaaaaggttaaaaaaagtgtgagtggagggaggggagctGGAAGGAGGAAAGGGCCATTGTGCAATCAGTCATATACCCAAATGGAGGAGCTGTGCTCTCCCACCCATCCCCAAGGgtcctgggtgggtgggtgggggagtaAGTAGGCAGACGAGTCTGGAGAAATGGGGAACTATGGACAGAGCTTGTGGGGAGCCAGGTCCTTTCCTCTTCCAGATTTTAGAGAGCCAGATCAGTAGGACTGATTtgaaacacaaaaattattttcaaaaatgtgttcAAGCGGCTGTTTTTAAATACTTCTCAACCGGCACCACATTTAGAAGTGATTGAGTTTGAAAATCTTCCAACAAATGGTTGTTGGTGATAAAGAAAAACGATCGGGGACAAACAGCCCCACGCGCAGATGTCTAGGGTGAATCAAGTCAATTGTCCTGCTCCCATCTGAGGAAACAATTAAACGTCGAgttcccctgcccctgcccggagGTTGCGGTTTCAGAGGCACAGGACAGGTCATGGGAAGTGGTGTCCAGAGCGGCCCAGTGACCTGAGTAAACACAGGGAGCGCAGCCAGTCTCTCGGATTTCATCAGGGAGTGGGCCCTCGGTCCTGGCTTATAGGACGGCCGTTTTGTAACAAAAGTCTAACTGGAACCGTgtcgtccccgtccccgtccccgtccccgggAGGGTCGCTCAATCCTCAGCGCCTGACACCCCGCTCTCAACCCCCTGTCGGACACCCACAACCACAGCGCACCGGCTGCCGGCACAGGCAACTTGGAGAGCTCGCGCAGCCGGgagcgggcgcggcgggggcgcggtGCGGGTGCTCTGGGCGGGTGAACGTTCGCAAGCCCGGGCCGCTCGGGCCTTCGAGCGCCGGCCCAGCCTCCTGGGCCCCAGCGCCGGcctggctccccctgccccccaccccttcccttacAGTCTCCACCGCGGCCGAGGGGATCCAGGCTCCGAGCCTCTCCACCCAGAGGGCAACGCAGAGGCGACCCCGGCGGCCCCCAGGCTCGGAAGCGAACAAAGGAAACCCAGCCCTCCCGGGCGCTCCGGTTCCCCCAAACTCCGCGGGTTCCCGGAGCGCTCTCGCCGCCGCGGGCTCGCGCTCCTCGGCATCTGTCTCGGAGGCCCTACAGCAAACCGACGGAGCCGGGCCAGGCGGCCGGGGGTGCTCGCGCGGGCAGGGCGGAGGCACACAGGTTAAAACGGGGGCGCGTGCGGCTGGGGAGCCCTTCCTCCTCGGGGCGGCGGCGCGCGCGCGAGGGAGCCGGGACCCCGGCGGTGCTCTCTGGGCCCGCACGCAGCGCCAGCTCTGCCGAAGCCCCCTCTTCTGCGGATTTCTTTGGGAAGGCTCCTCCCTGCACACAGCTAGTGCGGAGGGAAGCGGCGACCTCTCGCCCGAAAGCCTAGCCCGGAGGGAGCGAGTCAGGGACGCGGCGGCAGTGGGCGCACGGCAGACGCGTCGGGCCGGCTCCACCCCTGCGGGCGCCCGCCGGGAGCGGGGAGCTACCCTCAGCCCCCGCCGCACCCCTTTCCTCGACACACTCATCAACACTTCCCCTGTAGTTGATCTCGAGACTCActccgcacccccacccccactcgtCGCCCCAGCCAACCAGGGAGGCACGAAAAACAAACCTAGCGCCAGTATTTCCTGACACTCACACCCCGAGGAACCCACGCGCGGGCGCTCAAATCCAGTGACTCCCCATGCCTTGCAAGCGATCTCTGAGTTCATGAACTTTTGCAGCAGTGCCGCGGAGGCCCGGGCGCCGCCCCGCGGACGCGCTCCAGCCGGCCCGGGAGGACGCGGTGGCGGGTGCCAGCGGGGGCGAGAAGGGGCGGAGGGGACAGGAAGGCTTCCCGGGGTCGCCCGAGCAGCGAGAAGCACGCCGCGTACCTTTCCTTGGCCTCCGCGGCCCGGTCTCTTTGCCTCCGGTTCTTAAACCAGTTGCTGACCTGGGTGGTGGTGAGCCCAGTGGCCTCGGCCAGCTCCCGCTTCTCACGAGGCGAGGGGTACGGGTTGTGCGCGTACCACTCCCGCAGCACGCCCCGTGACTTCTCCTTGAAACAGTAGCTGGTCTCCTCGCCGTCCCAGATAGTGCGCGGCAGCGGGAATTTTCGGCGCACCCGGTATTTGCCCACTGCGCCCAGGGGCCGGCCGCGCAGCTTCTCGGCCTCCACGTAGTGCGCCTTCAGCCACAGTTGCTGCAGCTTGGGGTGGTTGTGAGGCGAGAACTGGTGGCTCTCCAGGATCTTGTAGAGCTCGCGGAAGTTCCCGCGGTGGAAGGCAACCACGGCCTTGGCCTTGAGCACGCTTTCGTTCTTGTGCAGGTGGTCGCAGGCGGGGAGCGACCACAGGAACCTGCCCAGACGCTCCAGGTTCCCGCCTTGCTGCAGAACTTCGCACACGCACGCCACTTGCTCCTGCGTGAAGCCGAACGACGGCAGCATCGACATGGCTGGGGCCTGCCGGGGTGCACCGCCCGGGCGCACGCGGCAGGGAGCAGCGCCGACAAGGCAGGGGGCGGCGGCCGCAGGGAGGGGGGCGCAGCTGCTCCTAACCCCCTCCCTAGGATTTCCGTAGGCGAAAGAGCCGGTCGAAATCTGGGGCTGGGCGGccgaggaaggaggaggaggggggctcGCTGGGCACCGAGCGGCCGGCTCAC comes from the Canis aureus isolate CA01 chromosome 9, VMU_Caureus_v.1.0, whole genome shotgun sequence genome and includes:
- the SIX1 gene encoding homeobox protein SIX1 — translated: MSMLPSFGFTQEQVACVCEVLQQGGNLERLGRFLWSLPACDHLHKNESVLKAKAVVAFHRGNFRELYKILESHQFSPHNHPKLQQLWLKAHYVEAEKLRGRPLGAVGKYRVRRKFPLPRTIWDGEETSYCFKEKSRGVLREWYAHNPYPSPREKRELAEATGLTTTQVSNWFKNRRQRDRAAEAKERENTENNNSSSNKQNQLSPLEGGKPLMSSSEEEFSPPQSPDQNSVLLLQGNMGHARSSNYSLPGLTASQPSHGLQAHQHQLQDSLLGPLTSSLVDLGS